In Streptomyces sp. Li-HN-5-11, the sequence CGGCCGACCACGGCATCGAGGTCGTGGTGGGGCCCGAGCTGCTCACCGGCTCGACGCGCCTGAAGGCGGGCACGGCCCAGAAGCTGGTCCTGAACATGCTGTCGACGATCACGATGATCCGGCTCGGCAAGACGTACGGGAACCTGATGGTGGACATGCGGGCCTCCAACGACAAGCTCCGCGCGCGCTCCCACCGCATCGTCGCGCTGGCCACGGGCGCGACGGACGACGAGGTCGACCGTGCCCTGGCGGCCACCGGCGGCGAGGTGAAGAACGCGATCCTCACCCTGCTGGCCGGGGTGGACGGCCCGACCGCCGCCCGCCTCCTGGCCGAGAGCGGGGGCCACCTGCGCGCAGCCCTGACAGCGACGGACAGGACGGAAACGGGATCCCCGGATCATTAGGACAGGATCTGACCTCTATGGCCCGTAGCGTGTTCCTCGGTCGATCGGTCGAGGAGGACGAGCGAAGGCGGACGACAGCGAACCGAGATGGACGACCGCCGAAGACCGCGAAGACCGACTTACAACCGTGCAAGCAATGCAGCGGGACACCGCGGAGGGGCCAACAACATGAGCGACACCGTGCAGAACGACACCGTGGCCGTCGACGAGCCGGTCCTCTCCGGCGAGCGCGCCGATCTGCTGGAGGCACTGGCCAAGCAGCGCCACTTCCTGACCTTCGCCGCCCGGGACCTGACCGACGAGCAGGCCGGCCGGCGGACCACCGTCAGCGAGCTGTGTCTGGGCGGCCTGATCAAGCACGTCACGTCGGTGGAGCGGACCTGGGCGAACTTCATCGTCGAGGGCCCGTCGGCGATGCCCGACTTCTCCGCCATGACCGAGGAGGACTTCGCCCGGCGGGCCGACGAGTTCCGCATGCTGCCCGGCGACACACTGGACGGGGTGCGGGCCGAGTACGCCGAGGTGGCCCGCCGGACCGACGAACTGGTCGTGTCCCTGCCGGACCTGGACGCCGGCCACCCGCTGCCCAAGGCGCCCTGGTTCCAGGGGGACGCACGGTGGTCGGCCCGCAGGGTGCTGGTGCACATCATCGCCGAGACCGCGCAGCACGCGGGTCACGCCGACATCATCCGCGAGGCGCTGGACGGCGCGAAGAGCATGGGCTGACCGTCGCGCGGGGCGGTCGTCGCGCCGGGCCCGCCGGCGTTGTCAGTGGCGTGTGCGAGGGTGGCCGTATGAACCACGCACAGCTCACCGCGCTGGGGCGGGCCCTGCGGGTGGTCGGGGAGCACGGTGAGGAGCTCGGCGCCGACACCCCGGACACCCGGCTGCACGAGATCAAGGCCGATCTGAAGCGGGCGCTCGACCTGCTGGAGGAGAGCGTCTCGAAGGACAGGCCCGTCACCCGGTGCGCCGAGCACCCCACCGGGCCCGTCGACGAGGACGCGCCCGATCTGTGCCTGCTGTGCGAGACCCGGCGCCGCGCCGCCCGCCGGGCGCAGTACGACGGCGGCCCGCGCCTCAGGCAGCCGCCCGCCACCGGCGAGCGCGCCCCGTCCCGCTACGGCGCGCGCGGCGACCGGCCGCAGCCCCAGCAGCGCTGGCTGCCGGAGCTGTGGACCGGCCGGGAGTGGCAGTTGTGCG encodes:
- a CDS encoding DinB family protein, with the translated sequence MSDTVQNDTVAVDEPVLSGERADLLEALAKQRHFLTFAARDLTDEQAGRRTTVSELCLGGLIKHVTSVERTWANFIVEGPSAMPDFSAMTEEDFARRADEFRMLPGDTLDGVRAEYAEVARRTDELVVSLPDLDAGHPLPKAPWFQGDARWSARRVLVHIIAETAQHAGHADIIREALDGAKSMG